Within Flagellimonas maritima, the genomic segment AAATATTATTATAAAACCTTACATTTTCTGATAGCGGAGCTACAAATGTGCTATTAGATGTATTTCCATGAGCACTCAGTCCTAATGTATTAAACGCTTCTATACCTCCAAGTCTAGCATCTATTATAGTACAGTTTCTAATTGTACAATTCCTACTAAAATTACCATTTGAGATTACCCCTGTGGTTTGATCTCTTTGTCTAAAAGCTTCAAAGTTAAATGCAGTAGCTGGCGAAGTACCTAAATTAATACCATCATGTTGCCCAGCATTTAAATTAGTAATATTGTGTATATCTATATTTTCTCCTGAGAGGATAGATACATTTATTCTCCGACAATTATCTACAGTAACATTCTTAATTTCACCATTTCTAGCTTGTGTACCTCCTACACCTAAAACAAAACCTGATGCGGTTACGATTATGCCGTCGCCATGCATGTCCCTAACAATACCTCCCCGACCATTAATTACAAAACCTTCAGCACCAACAGCGTAAATGCCAAATTCTCCTGAATGGTCACTTAAACCTCCAAAAAAATCAATCCCTGAGGTATCTCCATTACTCTCGTTCCAATCAAACTGTACACCAGTTTGACCATTGTCAATTGAAAAAATAGTATTTGACACATAGTTGAAAGTCGGTTCTAGCTGGGCCGTATAACCAACAACATTATTATTGAAATGATTAACTATATCCTGCGCAATCTGTGCTTCATCTGTAGCATCTGTAATTGTAACAGTAGTAAGAGTAGGGTTTTCTGCTAGTTCATAGGCAATTTCTATCTGTGTAGTACCGGGGTCTGGTAAATTAGTTATATGCTTGAAAATTTTATATCTATGCGTTAATCTAGTACCATAGAAATTTCCTCCAATTATAGACGAACCCTTAGTCTGATTTATAGAAAACAAATGTTTTCCGTAAGAAAAATCAGGGTATAATCTATAATGTACATTGCTTGTGTTATTCCTCAGCGTGAAGCCCGACGGTATTTCAATAGATCTCTCGCTAAGAACAATGTTATTTTGCTCTATAGGTTTCAACGGATCTGCTGTATAAAAATATACGTCCAAATCATCGACTACCATTTCATTGCCTCCCAATCTATGACCATCTTCTATCGACTTCTTAAATCTTTCTTTATTTGTATTTGCTATATCTCTACCTATAACATGATTCCACGCAGGAGATAAAATATTCTCATCAATCCCCCATTTATCCTTTATAAAAAAATATAAAGGTGAAGTTAATTTTCCTTCGGTAGCAGCACCCCAATTCAATTCATAATTTAAAATAGATGAATCCACCGAGCTATTACCTTCTAAAGTTATGGTGCCATTAGTTAAACCCCCACCCATATCTTTTAGGTATACACTAGTAGGTAGAGTTACCGAAGCGCCAGTTAAATTTATTGGTGATTGTATTTCCCAGATTTTATTAGCATTCGCTGGATCTGGAGACGTAAAGTCCGATGCCGAAGTTGGAATGAAAATATTGGGTCCTGCCATCTTATGATATTTGGAATTTTATTAAAATAGTAGGGTGGCTATAAAGAAATCTAATCTCAAAATATAAATGTCTAATTATACTTTCTATTTATTAAGAAATTTGATAGTTATAAAAGCATTAATTTTTGTAAGATAAATTTACCAATAAATTGTAATATTTTACTTATAATTAACATATTATTAGTATTCTATGTAAATATGGACTATTATAAAGTGACAAAAATAGTTGTTAAAGACTACCCCAACCACCCCTCCCTATCCAGACTACGGTATTGTATAGCTTCGGAGATATGATTTCCTGAAATGTCGGTTGTACCTTCTAAATCAGCGATGGTTCTGGCGACTTTTAGAATTCTATCATAAGCCCTTGCTGAAAGATTTAAACGGTCCATGGCATTTTTCAACAATGCTTTGGAGGCATCGTCCAAAATACAGAACTCCCGTATCTGTTTGGTGTTCATTTGGGCGTTATAATGTACATGTTCCAAAACTTTAAAACGTTTGGTCTGTAGCTCGCGGGCGGCGGTCACACGTTTACGAATTTCAACGCTTGGTTCCGCTTTCTTTTCTTCGGAGAGCTTTTCAAAGGGAACAGGGGTCACTTCAATATGGATGTCTATTCTATCCAACAACGGACCTGAGATTTTACCCAAATACCGCTGCATTTCTATTGGGGAAGAGGTAACAGGAGCATCCGGGTCGTTAAAGTATCCACCTGGACTTGGGTTCATACTGGCGACCAGCATAAAACTGCTGGGATAGGTCACCGTAAACCTTGCCCTTGCTATAGTGACTTCCCTGTCTTCCATGGGTTGGCGCATTACCTCGAGTACCCTCCGCTCAAACTCGGGCAATTCGTCCAAGAACAACACCCCGTTATGTGATAGGGATATCTCGCCCGGTTGCGGGTAACTTCCGCCACCTACCAAAGCGGCGCTGCTAATGGTATGATGTGGATTACGAAACGGGCGTTGGCTCATCAGCCCCATATTCTTCACTTTACCGACCACACTATGGATTTTTGTGGTTTCCAATGCCTCGTGCAAGGTCATGGGCGGTAAAATGGAAGGTAAACGTTTCGCCAACATGGTCTTCCCTGCCCCTGGTGGACCTATAAGTATAATGTTGTGTCCGCCAGCCGCCGCAATTTCCATGCACCGCTTTATACTTTCCTGGCCTTTTACATCGGAAAAGTCAAACTCGGGAAAGTTCAGGCTTTCCTGAAATTCTTTTCGGGTATCGACTTTCGTTCTTGCCAAAGGTTTTCCCTCATCAAAATAAGCAATGACCTCTTTGATGTTTTCCACTCCGTAGACTTCCAAATTTCCTACGATGGCCGCTTCTTTCGCATTTTCCTTTGGGAGAATGAATCCTTTAAACCCTTCTTCTTGGGCCTTAATGGCTATAGGTAATGCTCCAGTAATAGGTTGC encodes:
- a CDS encoding YifB family Mg chelatase-like AAA ATPase, with the protein product MLIKVYGSAVFGVEATTIVVEVNIDRGIGYHLVGLPDNAIKESNYRIAAALQNNGYKIPGKKITINMAPADLRKEGSAYDLTLALGILAASDQIKSEKIAQYLIMGELSLDGSLQPITGALPIAIKAQEEGFKGFILPKENAKEAAIVGNLEVYGVENIKEVIAYFDEGKPLARTKVDTRKEFQESLNFPEFDFSDVKGQESIKRCMEIAAAGGHNIILIGPPGAGKTMLAKRLPSILPPMTLHEALETTKIHSVVGKVKNMGLMSQRPFRNPHHTISSAALVGGGSYPQPGEISLSHNGVLFLDELPEFERRVLEVMRQPMEDREVTIARARFTVTYPSSFMLVASMNPSPGGYFNDPDAPVTSSPIEMQRYLGKISGPLLDRIDIHIEVTPVPFEKLSEEKKAEPSVEIRKRVTAARELQTKRFKVLEHVHYNAQMNTKQIREFCILDDASKALLKNAMDRLNLSARAYDRILKVARTIADLEGTTDISGNHISEAIQYRSLDREGWLG